One genomic window of Nocardioides daphniae includes the following:
- the pstB gene encoding phosphate ABC transporter ATP-binding protein PstB: MASSIDVSDLNIYYGDFLAVEGVNMSIRAKSVTAFIGPSGCGKSTMLRTLNRMHEVLPGARVEGKVAVDGQDLYDPSVDPVQVRRQIGMVFQRPNPFPTMSIYENVLAGNRLNAKRMKKSEADDIVEKSLRGANLWKEVKDRLNKPGMGLSGGQQQRLCIARAIAVEPQVLLMDEPCSALDPISTAAIEDLILQLKEDYTIVIVTHNMQQAARVSDETGFFNLKAAGEPGHLVEFNSTQRMFANPDDPSTEAYISGRFG; the protein is encoded by the coding sequence ATGGCTTCCAGCATCGACGTCAGTGACCTGAACATCTACTACGGCGACTTCCTCGCGGTCGAGGGCGTCAACATGTCCATCCGCGCCAAGTCGGTGACCGCCTTCATCGGCCCCTCCGGCTGCGGCAAGTCGACCATGCTCCGCACCCTCAACCGGATGCACGAGGTGCTGCCCGGCGCCCGCGTCGAGGGCAAGGTGGCCGTCGACGGCCAGGACCTCTACGACCCGTCGGTCGACCCGGTGCAGGTGCGCCGCCAGATCGGCATGGTCTTCCAGCGGCCCAACCCGTTCCCGACGATGTCGATCTACGAGAACGTGCTCGCCGGCAACCGCCTCAACGCCAAGCGGATGAAGAAGTCCGAGGCCGACGACATCGTCGAGAAGTCGCTGCGCGGCGCCAACCTCTGGAAGGAGGTCAAGGACCGCCTGAACAAGCCCGGCATGGGTCTCTCGGGTGGTCAGCAGCAGCGTCTCTGCATCGCCCGCGCGATCGCCGTGGAGCCGCAGGTGCTGCTGATGGACGAGCCGTGCTCGGCGCTCGACCCGATCTCGACCGCCGCGATCGAGGACCTCATCCTCCAGCTCAAGGAGGACTACACGATCGTGATCGTCACCCACAACATGCAGCAGGCAGCCCGCGTCTCCGACGAGACCGGCTTCTTCAACCTCAAGGCGGCCGGCGAGCCCGGCCACCTGGTCGAGTTCAACTCGACCCAGCGGATGTTCGCCAACCCCGACGACCCGTCGACCGAGGCCTACATCTCCGGCCGCTTCGGCTGA
- the pstC gene encoding phosphate ABC transporter permease subunit PstC, whose protein sequence is MTILAPSGATRGAASSGARRRGDVVFASLARAAGILIVVALAGVALFLTLEGVPAVTAPAERIGADNIVVYVWPLLFGTLLAATLAILVAAPLSIALALVISHYAPRRVAKPIGYLIDLLAAVPSVVYGLWGIEFFGPRLAPAYEWLAEHLAWLPFFAGPATSTGRTILTAALVLAIMALPIITAICREIFSQTPTLHQEAALALGATRWEMIRMTVFPYGRSGIISAIMLGLGRALGETMAVAMVLSATGVVTFNLISSVNPSTIAANIALSFPEASGVKVNVLIFSGLVLFLVTFVVNFLGRWIAARGNVEGGR, encoded by the coding sequence GTGACCATCCTCGCCCCCTCCGGAGCCACCCGTGGCGCCGCGTCCTCGGGCGCCCGCCGCAGGGGTGACGTCGTCTTCGCCTCCCTGGCGCGGGCCGCAGGCATCCTGATCGTCGTCGCGCTCGCCGGCGTCGCGCTCTTCCTGACGCTGGAGGGCGTCCCCGCGGTCACGGCCCCGGCGGAGCGGATCGGTGCCGACAACATCGTCGTCTACGTCTGGCCGCTTCTCTTCGGCACGCTGCTCGCCGCGACGCTCGCGATCCTCGTCGCCGCCCCCCTGAGCATCGCCCTGGCGCTGGTCATCTCCCACTACGCCCCGCGCCGCGTCGCGAAGCCGATCGGCTACCTGATCGACCTGCTCGCCGCGGTGCCCTCGGTCGTCTACGGCCTGTGGGGCATCGAGTTCTTCGGCCCGCGGCTCGCACCGGCGTACGAGTGGCTCGCCGAGCACCTCGCCTGGCTGCCGTTCTTCGCCGGCCCCGCCACCTCGACCGGCCGCACGATCCTGACCGCCGCGCTGGTGCTGGCGATCATGGCGCTCCCGATCATCACCGCGATCTGCCGCGAGATCTTCTCCCAGACCCCGACGCTGCACCAGGAGGCCGCGCTGGCCCTGGGCGCGACCCGCTGGGAGATGATCCGGATGACGGTCTTCCCCTACGGCCGCTCGGGCATCATCTCCGCGATCATGCTGGGCCTGGGTCGCGCGCTCGGCGAGACGATGGCGGTCGCCATGGTCCTGTCGGCCACCGGCGTCGTCACCTTCAACCTGATCTCGTCGGTCAACCCCTCCACGATCGCCGCCAACATCGCCCTGAGCTTCCCCGAGGCCTCCGGGGTGAAGGTCAACGTGCTGATCTTCTCCGGCCTGGTCCTCTTCCTGGTCACCTTCGTCGTCAACTTCCTCGGCCGCTGGATCGCGGCCCGGGGCAACGTGGAAGGAGGTCGCTGA
- the pstA gene encoding phosphate ABC transporter permease PstA has product MSTPTQSPDLRGLGPADTDVVGEQRSFTPLARPQLPRWAPLLVAVGAVAVGSLLTVVLSWGPLAAALVAALVFHVAMPVWSNVVEGGRRAKDRVATHVMWSAFVLAMFPLVTLLWQVVSNGFPVLSAEFFTYSMRNVVGEGGGIYHAIMGTLIITAWATAISVPIGVLAAIYLVEYGERSRLARWITFLVDVMTGIPSIVAGLFAYALFVLFFGPGVRMGFGGAVALAVLMIPVVVRSTEEMLKLVPNELREASYALGVPKWRTITKVVLPTAMAGIVTGVTLAIARVAGETAPLLIIAGDTDSTNLNAFAERMATLPVFIYYSYMQPGVPAQFGQERAWGAALVLIAIVMGLNLLARAVGKYFAPKTGR; this is encoded by the coding sequence ATGTCGACCCCCACCCAGAGCCCTGACCTGCGCGGCCTCGGCCCCGCGGACACCGACGTGGTGGGCGAGCAGCGTTCGTTCACCCCGCTGGCCCGACCGCAGCTGCCCCGGTGGGCACCACTGCTGGTCGCCGTCGGCGCCGTCGCGGTCGGCTCCCTGCTCACCGTCGTCCTCAGCTGGGGACCGCTCGCCGCCGCCCTGGTGGCCGCGCTCGTCTTCCACGTCGCGATGCCGGTGTGGTCCAACGTCGTCGAGGGTGGCCGCAGGGCCAAGGACCGCGTCGCCACCCACGTCATGTGGTCGGCCTTCGTGCTGGCCATGTTTCCGCTGGTCACCCTGCTGTGGCAGGTCGTCAGCAACGGCTTCCCGGTGCTGTCGGCGGAGTTCTTCACCTACTCGATGCGCAACGTCGTCGGTGAGGGCGGCGGCATCTACCACGCCATCATGGGCACGCTCATCATCACCGCGTGGGCGACCGCGATCTCGGTGCCGATCGGCGTCCTGGCCGCGATCTACCTGGTCGAGTACGGCGAGAGGTCGCGCCTGGCGCGCTGGATCACCTTCCTGGTCGACGTGATGACCGGCATCCCCTCGATCGTGGCCGGACTCTTCGCCTACGCCCTCTTCGTGCTCTTCTTCGGCCCCGGCGTCCGGATGGGCTTCGGTGGCGCCGTCGCGCTGGCGGTGCTGATGATCCCCGTCGTCGTGCGCTCGACCGAGGAGATGCTCAAGCTCGTGCCCAACGAGCTGCGGGAGGCGTCGTACGCCCTCGGCGTGCCGAAGTGGCGCACGATCACGAAGGTCGTCCTGCCCACGGCCATGGCCGGCATCGTCACCGGTGTGACGCTGGCGATCGCCCGGGTGGCCGGCGAGACCGCGCCGCTGCTCATCATCGCCGGCGACACCGACTCGACGAACCTCAACGCGTTCGCCGAGCGGATGGCCACCCTGCCGGTCTTCATCTACTACAGCTACATGCAGCCGGGCGTGCCGGCGCAGTTCGGCCAGGAGCGCGCCTGGGGCGCGGCCCTGGTGCTCATCGCGATCGTGATGGGCCTCAACCTCCTCGCCCGCGCCGTCGGCAAGTACTTCGCCCCCAAGACCGGTCGCTGA